The following proteins are encoded in a genomic region of Antricoccus suffuscus:
- a CDS encoding sensor histidine kinase, with the protein MTDDADRATGATIPLRTDPADTTRRLLQSKNPRVDRIRETLLLAAAVVLDVFLFSDVVAPDPRAGGPQTAWGIVLACGVLMFGVLLLRVRARIPVFLVVCALSVAITLSTTYRPVVPVCIVLAGVIAFLPLRAGVFAAVVAIVPAMSWVYSEARTHDFDWGAGVYVGILIGYLAILLVGAGIGWWRKTADRNYELRRAEAARAAVMSVRSEVARELHDIVAHAVTLMVLQASGARAVMTHDQQRALDALDVVEKTGTQAMAELRRLLSVLRTSDVDEHPIHELVLPPGLDEMPALLESIRATGVEVILHAEGSPRPLARSVDAAAYRIVSESLTNVTKHSGAGATVNVHFKWTAAQLDIKIWDNGLGRGADERLSTGNGLLGLTERIVLAGGAFEAKPRDAGGYEVHATLPIPSTTPAVAVTGGATL; encoded by the coding sequence ATGACTGACGACGCAGACCGGGCGACGGGTGCGACGATCCCGCTGCGCACCGACCCCGCGGACACGACCCGCCGACTGCTACAGAGCAAGAATCCCCGCGTCGACCGGATCCGCGAGACGCTACTGCTGGCGGCTGCGGTTGTGCTCGACGTGTTCCTCTTCTCCGACGTCGTTGCGCCCGACCCGCGGGCCGGCGGCCCGCAGACCGCATGGGGCATAGTCCTGGCCTGCGGTGTGCTGATGTTCGGGGTACTTCTGCTGCGGGTGCGAGCCCGGATTCCGGTCTTCCTCGTGGTCTGCGCGCTGTCGGTGGCGATTACCCTGAGTACGACGTACCGGCCGGTCGTCCCGGTGTGCATCGTGCTTGCCGGAGTCATCGCGTTCCTGCCGTTGCGCGCCGGCGTCTTTGCCGCCGTAGTCGCGATCGTTCCGGCCATGTCGTGGGTGTACTCCGAGGCACGCACGCACGACTTCGACTGGGGCGCCGGCGTCTACGTCGGAATCCTGATCGGCTATCTCGCGATCCTGCTTGTCGGTGCCGGCATCGGTTGGTGGCGCAAGACGGCGGATCGCAACTATGAGCTTCGCCGGGCCGAAGCCGCGCGCGCCGCCGTGATGAGCGTGCGCAGCGAGGTGGCGCGCGAGCTTCACGACATCGTCGCCCACGCCGTCACACTTATGGTGCTGCAGGCGTCCGGCGCACGCGCGGTGATGACACACGATCAACAGCGCGCTCTGGATGCCCTCGACGTGGTGGAGAAGACCGGCACGCAGGCAATGGCGGAGCTACGCCGGCTTCTGTCGGTCCTGCGGACCTCCGATGTCGACGAGCACCCGATCCACGAGTTGGTCTTGCCTCCCGGTCTCGACGAGATGCCGGCACTGCTGGAGTCGATCCGCGCCACCGGAGTCGAGGTCATCCTGCACGCCGAAGGATCTCCGCGGCCACTCGCTCGAAGTGTGGATGCCGCGGCGTACCGGATAGTGAGCGAATCGCTGACCAACGTCACCAAACATTCAGGGGCCGGCGCGACGGTCAACGTGCATTTCAAGTGGACCGCGGCGCAGCTCGATATCAAGATCTGGGACAACGGGCTCGGGCGTGGTGCGGACGAGCGGCTATCGACCGGCAACGGGCTGCTCGGCCTCACCGAGCGCATCGTGCTCGCCGGCGGTGCGTTTGAGGCGAAACCGCGTGACGCCGGTGGTTATGAGGTCCACGCGACGTTGCCCATTCCATCCACCACACCAGCGGTCGCGGTGACTGGAGGTGCGACGCTATGA
- a CDS encoding response regulator: MTIRVVLADDEALVLGGLSMLLSVASDIEVLAQVNDGRAAVEAVTELRPDVAILDVRMPNMDGVEATRRITAGGIEVAADRREVSVLVLSTFNLDKAVFAALRAGASGFLLKDAAPQDLVPATRAVAAGEAWLDPAVARTLISEFTARPDNALPPAEDLALLTPREREVLILMAEGLNNAEIAAHLVLGEGTVKTHVSRILMKLGLRDRTQAVVMAFRSHLVTPGPPPR; encoded by the coding sequence ATGACGATCCGAGTGGTGCTCGCCGATGACGAGGCGTTGGTGCTCGGCGGGCTGTCGATGTTGCTGTCGGTCGCGTCGGATATTGAGGTGCTCGCTCAGGTCAACGACGGCCGGGCCGCGGTCGAGGCGGTGACCGAGCTTCGACCGGACGTCGCGATCCTCGACGTCCGGATGCCGAATATGGATGGCGTCGAGGCGACCCGGCGAATCACCGCTGGCGGTATTGAGGTCGCGGCCGATCGCCGGGAGGTGTCGGTACTGGTGCTCAGCACGTTCAACCTCGACAAGGCAGTGTTTGCGGCGCTGCGGGCTGGCGCCTCTGGTTTTCTGCTCAAGGACGCCGCCCCGCAGGATCTGGTCCCGGCCACCCGAGCTGTCGCCGCCGGTGAGGCATGGCTGGACCCGGCGGTTGCCCGCACCTTGATCTCGGAGTTCACGGCTCGTCCGGACAACGCGCTACCGCCGGCCGAAGATCTTGCCCTCCTGACGCCGCGCGAACGCGAGGTGCTGATACTCATGGCCGAAGGTCTCAACAACGCCGAGATCGCGGCGCACCTGGTGCTCGGTGAGGGCACCGTCAAGACGCACGTGAGCCGAATCCTGATGAAACTCGGCCTGCGCGACCGGACCCAGGCCGTCGTCATGGCGTTTCGCAGCCACCTGGTGACCCCGGGCCCGCCACCTCGCTGA
- a CDS encoding VOC family protein, whose protein sequence is MEFASIRIITNHVDRLAHFYEAVTGTTAARPAPVFAELRTATGILAIGSTATMAMLGEHAPTPANNNSVIIEFLVDDVDAEFTRLRDALDEVVLAPATMPWGNRSTLFRDPDGNLVNLFSRPAS, encoded by the coding sequence ATGGAATTCGCATCGATTCGGATTATCACCAACCACGTCGACCGGCTTGCCCACTTCTACGAGGCGGTCACGGGCACGACGGCGGCACGACCGGCCCCAGTGTTCGCTGAACTCCGAACCGCGACTGGCATCCTCGCGATCGGAAGTACCGCGACGATGGCGATGCTTGGGGAACACGCCCCGACACCAGCTAACAACAACTCGGTCATCATCGAGTTCCTCGTTGACGACGTCGACGCCGAGTTCACGCGACTGCGCGACGCCCTCGACGAGGTCGTGCTCGCGCCGGCCACGATGCCGTGGGGAAACCGGTCGACGTTATTCCGCGACCCGGACGGCAACCTCGTCAACCTTTTCTCACGGCCTGCCAGCTGA
- a CDS encoding helix-turn-helix transcriptional regulator, with amino-acid sequence MNRTDRLYALVEELRAVAPRPRSARWLADRFEVSTRTVERDLSALQQAGVPIWAEPGRTGGYCLDPSHTLAPLGFTVDEALAVTISLGMLATSPFRDAATSALRKVVAVMDDRSLSETADLATRIHLLDDGPAAEVPADLPQALRTGHVLQILYQDRSGTETVREVEPLGFVGKGRGWYLIAWCRLRNGIRAFRGDRIITAEPTGERSPRRDFRAEDLDIVYGELRTVGAGR; translated from the coding sequence GTGAATCGCACCGATCGCCTGTACGCACTCGTGGAGGAGTTGCGGGCGGTGGCGCCACGACCGAGGAGCGCCCGGTGGCTCGCAGATCGATTCGAGGTCAGCACTCGGACCGTAGAACGGGACCTATCGGCCCTGCAACAGGCCGGAGTGCCGATCTGGGCAGAACCCGGCCGTACCGGCGGCTACTGCCTCGATCCGTCGCACACGCTCGCGCCTCTTGGCTTCACGGTCGACGAAGCGCTCGCGGTGACGATCTCTCTCGGGATGCTGGCCACGAGCCCCTTCCGTGACGCAGCGACCTCAGCACTTCGCAAAGTGGTTGCCGTGATGGATGACCGCAGCCTGAGCGAGACCGCGGACCTAGCGACACGCATCCACTTGCTCGATGACGGTCCTGCAGCAGAAGTACCCGCCGACTTACCACAAGCGCTGCGCACCGGACACGTGCTCCAGATTCTCTATCAAGACCGAAGCGGTACCGAGACCGTCCGTGAGGTCGAGCCCCTTGGCTTCGTCGGGAAGGGCCGCGGCTGGTACCTGATTGCCTGGTGCCGGCTCCGGAACGGAATCCGCGCATTCCGCGGCGACCGAATTATCACAGCGGAACCCACCGGCGAAAGATCGCCGCGGCGCGACTTTCGCGCGGAGGACCTCGACATCGTTTACGGGGAGCTGCGCACCGTCGGCGCGGGCAGATAA
- a CDS encoding methylated-DNA--[protein]-cysteine S-methyltransferase gives MFDRHATITTAIGDLTLVAADDALIGIYFPHHWVGAARASRGAEVAADNDPVLSVAAAQLREYLAGERSDFTIKTAAEGDEFQQRVWAILHEIPSGETTTYGAIAAQLGDKSLARMVGKAVGSNPLSIVVPCHRVVGADGKLTGYAGGLERKQHLLNLEGALPAQAEALF, from the coding sequence ATGTTCGACCGTCACGCAACGATCACCACGGCCATCGGCGACCTCACCTTGGTCGCCGCAGACGACGCACTGATCGGGATCTACTTTCCGCACCACTGGGTCGGCGCCGCCCGCGCCTCCCGCGGTGCTGAAGTGGCCGCCGATAATGACCCTGTCCTGTCTGTGGCTGCCGCTCAGTTGCGGGAGTACCTCGCCGGTGAGCGCTCCGACTTCACCATCAAAACGGCCGCTGAAGGCGACGAGTTTCAGCAACGGGTCTGGGCCATCCTGCACGAGATTCCATCCGGGGAGACCACGACGTACGGCGCGATCGCCGCGCAACTCGGCGACAAGTCGCTGGCGCGGATGGTCGGCAAGGCGGTCGGTTCGAACCCGCTGTCGATCGTCGTACCGTGCCACCGGGTTGTCGGGGCCGACGGAAAGCTGACCGGGTACGCCGGCGGCCTGGAACGCAAACAGCACCTGCTCAACCTCGAGGGCGCGCTACCCGCGCAGGCCGAGGCGCTCTTCTAA